From Streptomyces asiaticus, one genomic window encodes:
- a CDS encoding NB-ARC domain-containing protein has translation MLGLLLSLVLGRLEERARAGADDPPPPSPPIVPGWVIDRAEAYRVVFAVISRRRRAVGITTALEGAGGFGKTTLAELVCANRGVQRRFRGRVYIITVGREVRGRAAIAAKIGEVTRFVTGDTATFDDPALAGAHLGRLLNQRRRTLLVLDDVWEQEQLEPFLVGGARCVRLVTTRIPALLPSGAKRVHVDEMSPLQARRVLTWELPPVPEAVTQDLLRATGLWPLLLRMTNRLIMAEVDAGADPASAAADTLQRLQEQGPVGVDDPSAVLDLDDPKQRKKAVRATLEAATRLLPAGGSERFVELGVFAEHEAIPVPLVSQLWAVTGGLTATQSRDLCRTLNGLSLLTLSAAGGSQISLHDVIRQYLRSELGSHRLTVLNAALVNSVKANLAPATALTPSAPRPQVAWWEVTIGYLLDHLIDHLLAAGCATEAKALAMDLRWVEARLHHRGAAAPWRDLRRIGATITDERANDLARAAHLLGPTEPAHALSTILHSRLEPLVGWQDQVQARQIQSSYPTLLNRWAPPDIPDPAPLRTLTGVGAVNSVQVAPDGTWLVTISRIRNALHIWDRSSGAMTATLQPGLVRALALAPDGTWLATAGGFRGKVRIWDRATGALSATLNGAGIVRTMAIAPDGAWLATAGNSRKVRIWDRATGALTTTLKGTTAVTAMAIAPDGTWLAAAGLGKAVQLWDKGTNTHTTIKLPGQTGWIRAMAIAPDGTWLAAASEDGIVHICDRPSGTTETLSRHPDQVKTLAIAPQGAWLATISGDHTVQIWDRSTGDLNATFRHEDPVSAVAISPDFTWLATADEETVRLWDLTTGRPTTATDSAGGVNAVAIEPRGRWLVTAHNDRNIRLWPTDTPEPTTCAGHTGPVRALAITSNSREILSGGDDGILRIWHPNVVLDLDNSRRFLDLNTHHGIGAPFSGPADHTGGVMSVAIAPDTTWGASGGKGPALRIWERSGAKILRHTGSVTSVVIEPEGAWVVAATNAGVQIWDRSTGKAVKSLERTFRTSAVAIAPDGTWLATANRKYFYSTESELRIWDTFNWATIKVLKHVGIVSALAIAPDGAWLATASEDGTIRIWNRTSGKVVTIMRTDSHLNACTWTPTGLAVGGERGLYFYGFHPRSAGWNDG, from the coding sequence GTGCTGGGCCTGCTGCTGTCCCTGGTTCTGGGGCGACTGGAAGAGCGCGCCAGGGCAGGAGCCGATGATCCTCCACCGCCGTCCCCTCCGATCGTGCCCGGCTGGGTGATCGATCGAGCGGAGGCCTACCGGGTCGTCTTCGCCGTGATCTCGCGGCGGCGCCGCGCAGTGGGCATTACCACGGCGTTGGAAGGCGCCGGTGGCTTCGGAAAGACAACGTTGGCCGAGTTGGTGTGTGCCAACCGCGGTGTGCAGCGACGTTTCCGGGGCAGGGTGTACATCATCACCGTAGGTCGGGAGGTGCGCGGCCGCGCGGCGATCGCGGCAAAGATCGGCGAAGTCACCCGGTTTGTAACTGGAGACACTGCGACTTTCGATGATCCGGCTCTTGCTGGGGCCCACCTGGGGAGACTGCTGAATCAGCGCCGCCGCACCCTGCTAGTCCTTGACGACGTCTGGGAGCAGGAGCAGCTTGAGCCTTTCCTCGTCGGAGGCGCGCGCTGTGTGCGTCTGGTCACTACGCGCATCCCCGCACTCCTCCCGTCGGGAGCCAAACGGGTCCACGTCGACGAGATGTCCCCACTCCAAGCACGGCGGGTGCTCACGTGGGAGTTGCCGCCCGTGCCCGAGGCGGTGACGCAAGATCTCCTCAGGGCAACCGGGCTCTGGCCCTTGCTGTTGCGCATGACTAACCGGCTGATCATGGCAGAGGTGGATGCCGGAGCAGACCCTGCTTCTGCCGCAGCTGACACTCTTCAGCGGCTGCAGGAGCAGGGACCTGTCGGGGTAGACGACCCGTCAGCGGTGCTGGACCTCGACGACCCAAAGCAGCGCAAGAAGGCGGTACGGGCGACTCTGGAGGCCGCGACCAGGCTCCTCCCAGCCGGGGGTAGTGAACGATTCGTCGAACTCGGGGTCTTCGCCGAGCATGAGGCGATCCCCGTACCCCTTGTATCTCAGCTATGGGCAGTCACTGGCGGGCTCACCGCAACACAATCGCGGGACTTGTGTCGCACATTGAATGGTCTGTCTTTGCTGACCCTGAGCGCCGCAGGAGGGAGTCAGATCAGCCTGCACGACGTCATCCGGCAGTACTTGCGAAGTGAGCTCGGCTCCCATCGCTTGACTGTGCTTAACGCCGCTCTCGTGAACTCTGTCAAGGCCAATCTTGCTCCTGCCACCGCACTCACGCCGTCGGCGCCCCGGCCGCAGGTCGCATGGTGGGAGGTGACCATTGGCTATCTACTCGATCATCTCATTGACCACTTGCTCGCAGCGGGCTGCGCGACGGAGGCAAAAGCACTTGCCATGGACCTTCGCTGGGTCGAAGCGCGGTTGCACCACCGAGGGGCTGCCGCTCCCTGGAGGGACTTGAGAAGGATTGGCGCCACTATTACTGACGAACGGGCCAACGACCTTGCTCGCGCTGCCCACCTCCTGGGGCCGACGGAGCCTGCACACGCACTAAGCACGATCCTGCACAGCCGCCTCGAACCCCTGGTGGGCTGGCAGGACCAGGTTCAGGCCCGACAGATCCAATCAAGTTATCCAACGTTGCTTAATCGCTGGGCACCCCCCGATATCCCAGACCCTGCACCCCTTCGGACGCTCACTGGTGTTGGCGCAGTAAATTCCGTTCAAGTCGCTCCTGACGGCACTTGGCTTGTCACCATCAGCCGCATAAGAAATGCGTTGCATATTTGGGATCGATCTTCCGGCGCCATGACTGCCACCCTCCAACCGGGTTTGGTAAGGGCGCTAGCGCTTGCGCCGGACGGAACCTGGCTTGCCACCGCTGGGGGGTTTCGCGGAAAGGTGCGGATCTGGGATCGCGCTACGGGCGCTCTCTCAGCCACCCTCAACGGCGCGGGTATAGTTCGAACGATGGCTATCGCTCCGGATGGAGCCTGGCTCGCCACTGCCGGAAATAGTCGGAAGGTGCGGATCTGGGATCGAGCCACCGGTGCTCTCACGACCACGCTCAAAGGCACGACTGCGGTTACTGCCATGGCAATCGCGCCCGACGGAACCTGGCTGGCCGCCGCAGGTCTTGGTAAAGCGGTGCAACTGTGGGACAAAGGCACCAACACGCACACCACAATCAAACTCCCGGGGCAGACGGGCTGGATTCGCGCAATGGCCATCGCGCCGGACGGAACCTGGCTCGCCGCGGCCAGCGAGGACGGGATCGTGCACATCTGCGACCGACCCTCTGGCACCACCGAGACACTTTCCAGACATCCTGACCAGGTAAAGACTCTCGCAATCGCACCACAAGGAGCGTGGCTCGCCACAATCAGCGGCGACCACACGGTCCAAATCTGGGATCGATCTACCGGCGACCTCAACGCCACTTTCAGGCACGAGGATCCGGTTTCCGCCGTGGCAATCTCTCCGGACTTTACGTGGCTTGCTACCGCCGACGAAGAAACGGTCCGGCTCTGGGACCTGACCACAGGCCGCCCCACAACCGCAACCGACAGTGCCGGTGGGGTCAATGCCGTAGCGATCGAACCTCGTGGCAGATGGCTGGTCACCGCACATAATGACCGAAATATTCGGCTCTGGCCGACAGATACGCCTGAGCCCACCACCTGCGCAGGTCACACCGGACCGGTGAGAGCGTTGGCCATCACATCCAATAGTAGAGAGATCCTCTCCGGGGGTGACGATGGCATTCTGCGAATTTGGCACCCGAACGTCGTATTGGACCTTGACAACTCCCGACGGTTCTTGGACCTGAACACACACCATGGCATTGGCGCTCCATTTAGCGGGCCAGCTGATCACACCGGAGGGGTAATGTCAGTGGCGATCGCGCCAGACACAACCTGGGGCGCCAGCGGCGGAAAAGGCCCTGCTTTACGAATCTGGGAGCGTAGCGGAGCCAAGATCCTGCGGCACACAGGATCGGTAACTTCGGTAGTGATCGAGCCGGAGGGGGCGTGGGTTGTCGCCGCCACTAATGCCGGTGTCCAAATCTGGGACCGATCAACCGGGAAGGCTGTGAAATCCCTCGAGCGCACCTTTCGAACTAGTGCAGTGGCAATCGCACCGGACGGAACGTGGCTCGCCACCGCTAATCGGAAATACTTCTATTCCACAGAATCAGAGTTGCGGATCTGGGATACATTCAACTGGGCCACTATCAAAGTCCTGAAACACGTCGGCATTGTCAGTGCCCTGGCTATCGCCCCCGATGGAGCCTGGCTCGCCACAGCCAGCGAGGATGGGACCATTCGGATCTGGAACAGAACCTCGGGGAAGGTTGTCACCATAATGAGGACCGACAGTCACCTCAATGCCTGCACCTGGACCCCTACCGGCCTGGCAGTGGGAGGTGAGCGCGGCTTGTACTTCTATGGGTTCCATCCCCGTAGCGCGGGGTGGAACGACGGCTGA
- a CDS encoding phosphotransferase family protein: MKPPTEQAVLRAASRCLNQEAVTANRIPMGRSHFVFTVQLVSGERVIARITRHDRAECFAGFAYWRRQLARVGVPVPRVLHMDLSGTALPWPIMFLEQAPGTDLCNVYVGLTDAEKRSIADDLLDIQHRTRGLPPGPGYGGIASYGDLRCHPRWSDVLWEYFTGAVDQLAPLQQEVPAIGQIRRTIHELHPEFDGIAPLPYLIDATHQNVLVEDGRVTAIVDLDEVGFGDSLYPLGVARAGLLARGPEADCIEQVAVPLCVAPNRRRVFDLYSAIACLKMLAPSPLSVAGPPSAGSQIAVRLRSLLDAFAAAAAHKE; the protein is encoded by the coding sequence GTGAAGCCGCCGACAGAGCAGGCAGTCTTGCGGGCGGCCAGTCGATGCCTGAACCAAGAGGCCGTGACCGCGAACCGAATCCCGATGGGCCGCAGTCACTTCGTGTTCACGGTGCAGCTGGTGTCCGGTGAGCGCGTGATTGCGCGGATCACGCGTCACGACCGTGCTGAGTGCTTCGCCGGCTTCGCGTATTGGCGGCGCCAGCTGGCACGGGTGGGAGTGCCCGTTCCCCGCGTGCTGCACATGGACCTGAGCGGGACAGCGCTGCCCTGGCCGATCATGTTCCTTGAGCAAGCCCCAGGAACCGATCTCTGCAACGTCTACGTGGGCCTTACGGATGCCGAGAAGCGAAGCATTGCCGACGACCTGCTCGATATCCAACACCGCACGCGCGGTCTCCCGCCCGGTCCCGGGTACGGCGGTATCGCCAGTTACGGTGACCTTCGGTGCCACCCGCGCTGGTCGGACGTGCTGTGGGAGTACTTCACCGGAGCCGTCGATCAGCTTGCGCCCCTGCAACAGGAGGTCCCGGCCATTGGACAAATTCGCAGAACCATCCACGAGCTACATCCCGAATTCGATGGCATCGCCCCGTTGCCCTACTTGATCGACGCCACCCACCAGAACGTGTTGGTGGAAGACGGGAGAGTCACGGCGATCGTCGACCTGGACGAGGTCGGATTCGGTGACTCTCTGTACCCGCTCGGTGTCGCTCGTGCTGGACTTCTGGCTCGTGGACCGGAGGCCGACTGTATTGAGCAGGTTGCAGTGCCGCTGTGCGTCGCTCCGAATCGGCGTCGTGTATTCGACCTGTATTCAGCGATTGCATGCCTCAAAATGCTCGCCCCCAGTCCCCTCAGCGTCGCTGGCCCGCCCTCTGCCGGCAGCCAGATCGCCGTCCGGCTTCGGAGCTTGCTCGATGCCTTTGCCGCTGCCGCGGCCCACAAGGAGTAA
- a CDS encoding DUF4254 domain-containing protein, with product MTETRAGLGKDTDELEGDPRTPMTAVASCLDVAGGQGGWCEDALAGIPLPDSPELSPALDRLHAVNSRQWDAEDRVRQAGDGEIPAIKREIDALNGNRHALIEQVDRILDAAWSANEGVPPLTESIGSALDRLSVQTLRIMHIERLVGRDAGTAERVAILRHQYDDLVWSIAVACEDLVSGRRRTPRPERMKLYGKSAR from the coding sequence ATGACTGAGACACGTGCAGGACTGGGTAAGGACACGGATGAGTTGGAGGGCGACCCGCGCACTCCGATGACGGCGGTTGCATCTTGCCTCGACGTGGCAGGCGGGCAAGGTGGCTGGTGCGAGGACGCTCTCGCTGGGATTCCGCTTCCTGACTCGCCGGAGTTGTCGCCGGCTTTGGACCGGCTGCACGCAGTCAACAGTCGGCAGTGGGACGCCGAGGATCGGGTGCGACAAGCTGGCGACGGGGAGATTCCGGCCATCAAGCGGGAGATCGACGCTCTCAACGGCAATCGCCATGCACTCATCGAGCAGGTCGATCGAATCTTGGATGCGGCGTGGAGCGCGAATGAGGGCGTGCCTCCCCTCACGGAGTCGATCGGCTCAGCGCTTGACCGACTCTCAGTGCAGACGCTTCGGATCATGCACATCGAGCGACTCGTCGGGCGGGATGCTGGTACGGCAGAGCGAGTGGCGATTCTGCGTCACCAGTACGACGATCTAGTGTGGTCTATCGCGGTCGCTTGCGAAGATCTTGTGTCCGGCCGTCGACGCACGCCCCGGCCTGAGCGCATGAAGCTCTACGGGAAGTCAGCACGATGA
- a CDS encoding DapH/DapD/GlmU-related protein yields the protein MYVHTPEFTRHAERIVEVTDATSRLNVLPFSDSEGRAELLSVVFGGPLPESVMIYPPFFTEHGLSTTFGENVFVNQGCTFMDKGGIRIGNGVMIAPKVSLITGGHPLPLAERREYLSFAPIVIEDDVWIGTAAVITQGVTIGAGAVVAAGAVVTRDVPAGTVVAGVPARVIKNID from the coding sequence ATGTATGTCCATACGCCTGAGTTCACGCGTCACGCGGAGCGGATCGTGGAAGTGACCGATGCGACGTCTCGACTGAACGTGCTTCCGTTCAGCGACAGCGAAGGCCGCGCGGAACTACTCTCTGTTGTGTTCGGTGGCCCGCTGCCGGAATCGGTGATGATCTACCCGCCGTTCTTTACCGAGCACGGGCTGAGCACGACGTTCGGGGAGAACGTCTTCGTCAACCAGGGATGCACCTTCATGGACAAGGGAGGCATCCGTATCGGGAACGGCGTCATGATCGCCCCGAAGGTCAGCCTCATCACCGGAGGCCATCCACTGCCCCTGGCCGAGCGCCGCGAGTACCTCTCCTTCGCCCCGATCGTCATCGAGGACGACGTCTGGATCGGGACGGCTGCCGTGATCACGCAGGGGGTGACCATCGGTGCCGGTGCGGTGGTCGCTGCCGGTGCGGTGGTCACTCGTGATGTCCCTGCCGGCACCGTGGTCGCGGGAGTGCCCGCCCGGGTGATCAAGAACATCGACTGA
- a CDS encoding transposase family protein, whose translation MAGVLRAERVWVETFAGLRVDQFGRLLKAVRERGGEGCGWGRPWRLPLAERVLLVAVYYRTNLTMRQLAPLFGVSPATVCRVIQRLGPLLALEPARASAEAADRLWIVDGTLVPVRDRKIGASSRNYRFSANVQVIIDAETRLVVAAARPVPGTTADAKAWRDSGLTEHCKGVTVLGDGAYINTGLIVPHRKRPGRPLLRGEEEDNAQHRKVRARIEHTFSRMKNYKVLRDCRQRGDGLHHAVQAVARMHNLALAA comes from the coding sequence ATGGCTGGGGTGTTGAGGGCCGAGCGGGTGTGGGTGGAGACGTTCGCCGGGTTGCGGGTCGATCAGTTCGGCCGGCTGCTGAAAGCCGTCCGGGAACGTGGTGGCGAGGGCTGCGGCTGGGGCCGTCCGTGGCGGCTGCCGCTGGCCGAGCGGGTGCTGCTGGTGGCCGTGTACTACCGCACGAACCTCACCATGCGGCAGCTCGCCCCGCTGTTCGGCGTCTCACCGGCGACGGTGTGCCGGGTGATCCAGCGGCTCGGTCCGCTGCTCGCGCTGGAGCCGGCCCGGGCCTCCGCCGAGGCCGCCGACCGGCTGTGGATCGTGGACGGCACCCTTGTCCCGGTCCGTGACCGGAAGATCGGCGCGTCCTCGCGTAACTACCGGTTCTCGGCGAACGTGCAGGTCATCATCGATGCGGAGACCCGCCTGGTGGTGGCCGCGGCCCGGCCGGTGCCGGGCACGACAGCGGATGCGAAGGCTTGGCGGGACTCCGGCCTGACCGAGCACTGTAAGGGCGTGACGGTCCTCGGAGACGGCGCCTACATCAACACCGGGCTGATCGTCCCGCACCGCAAACGCCCCGGACGGCCGCTACTGAGGGGCGAGGAAGAGGACAACGCGCAGCATCGCAAGGTCCGCGCCCGCATCGAGCACACCTTCTCTCGCATGAAGAACTACAAGGTCCTCCGCGACTGCCGGCAGCGCGGCGACGGCCTTCACCACGCCGTCCAGGCCGTCGCCCGCATGCACAACCTCGCCCTCGCCGCGTGA
- a CDS encoding LysR family transcriptional regulator has protein sequence MDVEVLRTFVAVAETGQFQAAADELGVSQQAVSKRIAALERHIEVTLLVRTSRGSRLSLDGQVFLPHAKKVLVAIAQAEQAVRPGSRPLRVDVLNRRISPAQAVYRFYRSHPEVDLDAITLSTENAAQAAQAVLEGTVDASFRALPADQVPAGISAERLLDAPLELLVGPGHPLADASWVSPADLAVHRIWIPGIRPSTEWAAFYQALSEAFGLSIDALGPKFGDEALMDALADSASLATLVGSGDRYLWTQTHDLRRIPLHDPTPVYPHVLLFRSGDQHPVLTALREHLRTAGPRAPHDVWAPGWVDR, from the coding sequence GTGGATGTTGAGGTGCTGCGGACGTTCGTGGCCGTCGCTGAGACCGGCCAGTTCCAGGCTGCGGCCGACGAGTTGGGGGTCAGCCAGCAGGCGGTCTCCAAGCGGATCGCGGCCCTGGAGCGGCACATCGAGGTCACGCTGCTGGTGCGGACCTCCCGAGGCTCTCGGCTGAGCCTGGACGGGCAGGTCTTCCTGCCGCACGCCAAGAAGGTCCTGGTGGCCATCGCGCAGGCTGAGCAGGCCGTGCGCCCCGGAAGCCGTCCCTTGCGCGTCGATGTCCTCAATCGGCGCATCTCCCCGGCCCAGGCCGTCTACCGGTTTTACCGCTCCCACCCCGAGGTGGACCTCGACGCGATCACTCTGAGCACGGAGAACGCCGCCCAGGCTGCCCAGGCGGTGCTCGAAGGGACCGTCGACGCGTCCTTCCGTGCCCTGCCGGCAGATCAGGTCCCGGCCGGGATCAGCGCCGAACGACTCCTGGACGCACCCCTAGAGCTTCTGGTCGGTCCCGGCCACCCGCTGGCTGACGCGTCCTGGGTCAGTCCTGCGGACCTGGCCGTCCACCGCATCTGGATCCCCGGGATCAGGCCGAGCACGGAGTGGGCGGCGTTCTATCAGGCGCTGTCCGAGGCCTTCGGCCTGAGCATCGACGCGCTCGGCCCCAAGTTCGGTGACGAGGCCCTGATGGACGCGCTGGCCGACTCGGCCTCGCTGGCCACCCTGGTGGGCAGCGGGGACCGGTACCTGTGGACACAGACCCACGACCTACGGCGTATCCCGTTGCATGACCCGACCCCGGTCTACCCGCACGTACTGCTGTTCCGCAGCGGAGACCAGCACCCCGTGCTGACCGCGCTACGCGAGCATCTGCGCACCGCAGGTCCGCGCGCCCCGCACGACGTGTGGGCACCGGGATGGGTAGACCGCTGA
- a CDS encoding glycosyltransferase family 9 protein: MKRPSLCGREELPTRFAAADLPVRDCVELVAGLASYARTHGLARVEVSGPSAMRELIEEFGFGEVRFVEFHRQPAVDIEAAPRTWRCGQRGLRCLSDQLVDAAKVASRVDTPPSTLAGGTVMRFARHNRLGDALGIVTGLEHYCRDNAVASVAVSGSPVLAEVVEVFACERVSYAPSPSESINGDAIFARSSWSIPWLDRFNHAVTDTFGGRARHRVPPLPLRQAPTPRGQENVVYCQLDARSGTAPSRHSARRLLNQVSAHGEVRVLGGPDTQTYLGEDLIYVRADLPEMVARLLSCRLFVGCDSGLGHLAGCLGVPGLIVSTDDFETTWSFFRGYASLNVIPLEAAEVLLP; encoded by the coding sequence ATGAAGCGACCGTCGCTGTGTGGCCGAGAAGAGCTGCCGACGCGCTTCGCAGCCGCCGACCTTCCTGTCCGTGACTGTGTCGAGTTGGTCGCTGGCCTGGCCTCCTATGCCCGGACGCATGGACTGGCCCGAGTCGAGGTGAGCGGGCCGTCTGCAATGCGTGAGCTCATCGAGGAGTTCGGCTTTGGCGAGGTGCGGTTTGTCGAATTCCACCGGCAGCCCGCGGTGGACATTGAGGCGGCCCCTCGGACTTGGCGTTGCGGCCAACGAGGGCTGCGCTGCCTGAGTGACCAGCTCGTCGACGCGGCAAAGGTCGCGTCGCGGGTGGACACACCGCCGTCAACACTCGCTGGGGGAACTGTGATGCGGTTTGCCCGGCATAACCGCCTCGGCGACGCACTGGGCATCGTGACCGGCCTTGAGCACTACTGCCGCGACAACGCCGTGGCATCAGTTGCCGTATCCGGTTCGCCCGTCCTTGCCGAAGTAGTGGAGGTGTTCGCGTGCGAGCGGGTGAGCTATGCCCCTTCGCCCAGCGAGTCGATCAACGGCGACGCGATCTTCGCCCGATCGTCATGGAGCATCCCCTGGCTTGACCGGTTCAACCACGCCGTCACCGACACCTTTGGAGGGCGAGCCCGCCACCGAGTGCCGCCGCTGCCTCTCCGCCAGGCACCGACGCCCCGTGGCCAAGAGAATGTGGTGTATTGCCAGCTCGATGCGCGTTCCGGCACTGCGCCATCGCGACACTCGGCTCGGCGGCTCCTGAACCAGGTATCGGCGCACGGTGAAGTGCGGGTCCTCGGCGGCCCCGACACCCAGACCTACCTCGGCGAGGACCTGATCTACGTCCGGGCCGACCTTCCCGAAATGGTTGCCCGCCTGCTGTCATGCCGTCTCTTCGTGGGGTGCGACAGCGGCCTGGGCCATCTCGCGGGTTGCCTCGGTGTGCCTGGTCTGATCGTCAGCACCGACGACTTCGAGACGACCTGGTCATTCTTTCGAGGCTATGCCAGCCTCAATGTCATCCCGCTCGAGGCAGCAGAGGTGCTCCTGCCGTGA
- a CDS encoding pyridoxal phosphate-dependent decarboxylase family protein has protein sequence MTIDSFGDGDEFERWRSGLFLRPDGTNADALVGLLRRALDETLSHQGEGPVYPRTDQEGRRSPMGDGRLPESPVTAETALSQLRWWLAGSVKVHHQMFAKNIVPPPSFVNLAALCAVSLFMPNGVTGEDAAETLSAELSSAQALARLAGYEPERAGGLFTFGGTATNLYAINVGISKAQPDHAERGIEPGMAVVGSWSAHYSQKSACAWLGIGTRNYISAASLPDQTTDLESMEAACRDVLARGHRLACIIGAGGTTSNMAVDDFGEIATMRDRLAAEYGLDYTPHVHADTVIGWAYLCFIDYDLHKNPLGFSPQVVAKLSRLVERLRTVRHADSFGTDFHKTGFAPYTSSMIVMRDGRDFSRLRRDGGAMTPLFHDKDAYNPGTFTLETSRSAANMVATWVGLQTLGKQGMRQLLGHALETAEALRRHINALAGRDATAINRHSYGPDVFVRCYPPDDPAATEEEFDDTSSVRRVNQYISDLFAWLSTQRVPDAEQIAVSKTSAAFYTPAGEPVVALRVYSLNPYFSDAHARELVVRLLRGKRQFDATYMRADACEEAQ, from the coding sequence ATGACGATTGACTCCTTCGGGGACGGAGATGAGTTTGAGCGCTGGCGCAGCGGCCTGTTCCTACGTCCCGACGGGACCAATGCCGATGCGCTTGTCGGGCTCCTCCGCCGCGCCCTCGATGAGACGCTGAGCCATCAGGGCGAGGGGCCCGTGTATCCGCGCACCGACCAGGAGGGTAGGCGCTCCCCCATGGGTGACGGACGGCTGCCGGAAAGCCCTGTCACGGCGGAGACGGCGCTCAGCCAATTGCGCTGGTGGCTCGCTGGGTCGGTCAAAGTTCATCACCAGATGTTCGCCAAGAACATCGTTCCGCCACCGTCGTTCGTCAACCTCGCAGCGTTGTGCGCGGTGTCGTTGTTCATGCCTAACGGCGTCACTGGGGAGGACGCCGCGGAGACCCTTTCCGCTGAGTTGTCCTCCGCCCAGGCGTTGGCACGGTTGGCGGGGTACGAGCCGGAGCGGGCAGGCGGCCTGTTCACGTTCGGCGGCACTGCGACCAACCTGTATGCCATCAACGTCGGCATTTCCAAGGCACAGCCCGACCACGCCGAGCGTGGGATCGAGCCCGGGATGGCCGTCGTCGGGTCCTGGTCGGCGCACTACTCGCAGAAATCCGCGTGTGCGTGGCTGGGGATCGGCACTCGAAACTACATATCCGCTGCGTCGCTACCCGACCAGACCACGGACCTGGAGTCGATGGAAGCGGCCTGCCGCGACGTGCTGGCACGCGGTCACCGGCTTGCATGCATCATCGGTGCGGGCGGGACGACTTCCAACATGGCTGTCGACGACTTCGGTGAGATCGCTACGATGCGGGATCGGCTGGCCGCCGAATATGGGTTGGATTACACGCCCCATGTGCACGCAGATACAGTCATCGGGTGGGCATACCTCTGCTTCATCGATTATGACTTGCATAAGAATCCCCTCGGCTTCAGCCCCCAGGTGGTGGCCAAGCTGTCACGTCTTGTGGAGCGTCTGAGAACGGTGCGGCACGCCGACTCGTTCGGAACGGACTTCCACAAGACCGGTTTCGCGCCCTATACGTCGAGCATGATCGTCATGCGAGATGGTCGGGACTTCTCGCGGCTGCGCCGCGACGGCGGAGCCATGACCCCGTTGTTCCATGACAAGGATGCCTACAACCCCGGAACCTTCACGTTGGAGACGTCCAGGTCGGCAGCGAACATGGTGGCGACCTGGGTTGGCTTGCAGACTCTCGGCAAGCAGGGGATGCGGCAACTGCTCGGCCACGCGCTTGAAACGGCAGAAGCGCTCCGGCGCCACATCAATGCCTTGGCAGGTCGCGACGCGACAGCTATCAACAGACATTCGTACGGCCCGGACGTGTTCGTGCGCTGTTATCCGCCGGACGACCCCGCCGCTACCGAGGAGGAGTTCGACGACACCAGCTCCGTCCGCCGGGTAAACCAGTACATCTCTGACCTATTCGCGTGGCTATCGACTCAACGGGTGCCGGACGCTGAACAAATCGCAGTGAGCAAGACCTCCGCTGCCTTCTATACACCGGCTGGCGAGCCGGTCGTCGCTCTCCGGGTGTACTCCCTCAATCCGTACTTCTCCGATGCTCACGCCAGAGAGCTGGTCGTACGCCTGCTGAGGGGCAAGCGACAGTTCGATGCTACGTACATGCGTGCAGATGCGTGCGAGGAGGCTCAATGA